A region of the Mycobacterium sp. NBC_00419 genome:
CGAGAGTTTGTGAAACGGCATCCAGCCCGCGGTCAAACCCGCACCGAGCACCGCGTCGTGGCGCCAGCAGTCACCGACGGGCTGATCACCAATAGTGTTGCCGTTCGGCCAGATTCCACCCAGAGACGTCAGGATCAGCGCGAGGATGTCGTGGGCGCGCACGGTGTCGCCCGCCGCCGCCCGCAGCCTGTCGACAAGGCCGCCCGGCCTGCCGTGCGCACCGAAGATGCCGGGTGTGGCGGCCAGCGCGTTGCCCAGGCGGTGCAGGATCGCCACCCGGCCCTCGATTCCGACGAGCGGATTGGCGGCGTCGGCCTGGAACGCCTCGGCCAGGCTTTCCGGGGTCACCGCTGCCAAACCTGCTGCGTCGACCCGCAGCGGATCGTCGGGGTCTGCTGAGAACAGTCCCTGTGTGAAGGCGTGAAAGCTGGCCACGCCCAGCCCTTCTGAGCGGGCCAGGCGTATCCCGGTCACCGGTTCGCGGTAGGTCCACGCGGCTCCCGCGCCGGCGTCGAGCAATACGCTGACCACGGTGAGGTCGGCCATCGCCCGGGCCCGGCCCGTGGCGTCGAGCGGCTCCAGCAGCCGGTCCAGGTCAACCTTGCGCGCCAGCCCACCGGCCTCGAAGTGGCGCCACCGGCTGTGGAACGGGATCTGCAGATCCGGGTAGTTGATGCGGGTGACGTCGGCGACCTCGGCCGCGGCGGCGGGCAGGGCCTCGTCGTCGACGACGAACCAGCGCGACGCGCCTGCCCGCGCCCGCTCGGTGAGCTGGCGGGCGCGTTCACGAACCGCGGCCGTGGTGCGCAGGGCGGCCGCCGCCCCCGCCGGGGTGTCCAGGTCGACGCCGATGGCTGAACTCACCCGTGCAGTCCCCGGCCCTTGGGCTTCTTCAACTCGGCGGCATCAGGCACCGGACCCGGGGTGAAGTAACCGGCGGCCATCTTCGCGTCGATCTCCACCCGGGCGTCGGCGGGGATGAGCTCGTCGGGGATGTCGACCCGTTCGCCGACCTCGATGCCCGACCCGACGATCGCGTCGTACTTCATGTTGCTCATCGACACCAGACGGTGGATCCGGCGGATCCCCAGCCAGTGCAGAACGTCGGGCATCAACTCCTGAAAGCGCATATCCTGCACTCCGGCAACGCATTCGGTGCGGGCGAAGTAGCCTTCGGCGGTGTCGCCGCCCTCCTGGCGCTTGCGGGCGTTGTAGACCAGGAACTTGGTCACCTCGCCGAGCGCGCGGCCCTCCTTGCGGGAGTAGGAGACCAGACCCACCCCGCCGCGCTGCGCGCCGAGGATGCACTCCTCGATGGCATGCGTCAGATACGGCCTGCACGTGCAGATGTCGGAGCCGAAGACATCGGAGCCGTTGCACTCGTCGTGTACCCGGGCGGTCAGCTCCACCGTGGGATCGGCCAGATCGTGCGGGTCGCCGAAGATGTAGAGGGTCTGGCCGCCGATCGGGGGAAGGAATACCTCGAGGTCCGAGCGGGTGACCAACTCCGGATACATGCCGCCGGTCTCCTCGAACAGCATCCGGCGCAGATGTGCTTCGCTGCAACCGAATCGCGCTGCCACACCGGGTAGGTACCAGACCGGCTCGATGGCGGCCTTGGTCACCAGCGCCGCACCGCCGGGCAGCAGCACGCTGCCGTCGGGATGCAGCCGGCCCTTGTCGATGGCGTCGGCGATCTCGGGGAGGATCACGTGCGCCTGAGTCACGGCGATGGTCGGGCGGATGTCGTGGCCGGCGGCCAGCTCGCCGGCGAACGCCTCGGCCACCATCGCACCCCACGGGTCGATGCTCACGATCGCTTCGGGCCTGCTCCACTGCGGGTAGGGGCCGATGCGGTGGGTCGGTGAGGTGTTGGTGAGGTCGGCACGGTGGTCGCGGGACAGCGCCCCGGCCGCCACCGCCAGGGCGCGGTACACGCTGTAGGAGCCGCTGTGGGTACCCACGACATTGCGGTGGCTGCGCGTGGTGGTGGTGCCGATGAGTGGGCCCCGTTCAGCGGCGCTGGCCGCACCCCACCGGATCGGCAGGGCATCGTCGGCGCCGCGATGCGAGGTCAGCCGGATATGACCGGCCGACCCTTTCGGTGCTGCAGGCGATGGCGCTTCGGCGGACATATCGGCTCCTCGGTTCAGGAGTTTCCAGTGCTCAGCCGGTGGACGACTGCCGGAAAGGCGCCAGCTTAATCACATTGGGCGGCGCGCGCCGTTCGGCGCAGACGCGCTAGGGCGCCACCACGATCCGGATCGGGTTGCCCTCGGCGTGCTCGAGGATGCGGATGCCCTCGGCGATGTCCTCGAGCGGGATGATCTGGCTGACCGAGCGGGACAGGTCAAGCCGGCCGCGCGACACCAGGGTGGCCAGCGTCTCGATGTCGGCGTTCTGGTAGCCGAGGTGGCCGAGCACCTGCTTCTGGCTCAGCCCGAACATCGAGGTGGGCCCGACGGTCGGAGACTCGGCGCTCATCCCCACCCCGACCAGTCGGCCACCGACGGTCAATGCGTCCAACGCCTGCTCGAAGGTCACCTTCAACCCGACGGCGTCGAATGCCACGTCGAGCTTGCGGCCTCCGGTGGCAGCGGCCAGCTTGTCCTTCAGGTCCGGGTCGCGGGAGTCGAAGGCGTAGTCGGCGCCGAGTTCCAGTGCCCGCTCCCGCACGACCGGGTTGATGTCGACGGCGATCACGGGCACCGCGCCGACCAGCCTGGACAACTGGACGATGTGGGTGCCGACGCCGCCGACACCCCACACCCCGACCGACTCGCCCACCCTGACCTTGCCGGTGTGCACCACCGCACCGAACGGCGTCGACACCGCATCGGCCAGGATCGCGGCCTGCTCCAGCGGCACGTTGTCCGGAACGCGGGTCAGCCCGGCCGCCTGGGCGACGGTGTACTCGGCCCACGCGCCGTCGTAGGCGAAGGCCATCAACTGAATCCACTGGCAGTTGGCCATGTCACCGCGCCGGCAGTTGGGGCACTGCAGGCAGGGCCGGCCCGCCGCGAGGACCACCCGGTCGCCCTCGGCCCAGCCCGTGACACCCGGGCCGAGCTTGGCGATGGTTCCGGAGGCTTCGTGGCCCTGGGTGACGACCGGGCGCTGGGCCGGGAAGGTGCCGTTGATCAGGCTGAGGTCGGAATGGCAGATGCCGCAGAACGCGACCTTGACGAGGACCTCGCCCGCACCGGGCTCGGGTATCGGAACATCTTCCAGAACAACAGATTTCGTGTCGGCATAGAAACGTTCCGCGCGCATCGTCGCAGCCATGGGCAGTCCTTCCTGGCGTCGAGAGACAAACTACGCCCCCACGGCACCGCCGTGGATAGAGTGGCCGATATGGCGCGCACCTATGCGACGGCCGAAGCCGTGGACCGCGAACAACTGCTGGCGTTCGTCCGCCCCCGCCACCGCATGGTGCTGATCACCTTCCGCGCCGACGGATCGCTGCAGGCGTCACCGGTGACCGGCGGCGCCGACGAGCAGGGCCGTCTGGTGATCGCCAGCTATCCGCGCCGGGCCAAGGCGGCCAACATCCGCCGCGACGGGCGCGCCAGCGTGGTCGTGCTCTCCGACGAGTTCAACGGCCCTTACGTGCAGGTCGACGGGCCCGCCGAGGTGATCGACCTGCCCGAGGCCGTCGAACCGCTGGTCGACTACTTCCGGGCGGTCGCCGGTGAGCACCCCGACTGGGCGGAGTACCGGCAGGCCATGGTCGATCAGGGTAAATGCCTGATCAGGGTGACACCGCAGAGCTGGGGGCCGGTGGCCACCGGCGGCTTCCCGCCGCCGGGCTGATCATGTGGCTTCGACAGCGCGACGGCGTCACCTGCGGACCCAGTGTGGCGGTGATGGCCGGTGCCCTGCTCGACGAGAACTACGCCGCACCACTGCGCGCCGCACACCCGCAACGGTGGTTCGACGCCGAACAGGTCCGCGTCCACCGGGTCGTCAACACGGTGTGGCCCCGCGCGCTCGGCACCACCCCGGCCGGGATGGCCCGCGCCCTGACCGCACACAGCACCGCCCGTGGTGTGCGCTACCGCTGGCGCACCGCCGGACCCCGGGACGTCCTGCCTGCGGTCTGCGATGCGGTGGCGGCCGGCTGGCCGGTCGCCATGCTCATCGGTGCGGCGGTGCCCCGGCACTGGGTGCTGTTCACCGAGATCGACGGCGCCACGATGCGCTGCTACGAGCCGTCCTCCGGGTCTCTGGTCGGGGTGCCGATCGAGGACATCCGGGCGCGTCGGTTGTCCGGTCTGGGGTTTGCCCGGCCGTTCGCGTTTGTCCTGCCCCAGGTTTGAGGACAGGCCCAGCGGGCATGCGGCCTCGATGCGATTCGAGGAGGAACCTTCATGCGCGCAGTGACCTGGCATGGCCGCCGCAACGTCTCGGTGGACACCGTGCCCGATCCCCAGATCAAGGAACCCACCGATGCGATCATCCGCGTCACGAGCACCAACATCTGCGGGTCTGATCTCCACCTCTACGAGGTGCTCGGCGCCTTCATGTCACCCGGTGACATCCTCGGTCACGAGGCGATGGGCGTGGTGGAGGAAGTCGGTGCCCAGGTGGATCAGATCGCCGTCGGCGACCGGGTGGTGATCCCGTTCAACATCTCCTGTGGGCACTGCTTCATGTGCGGCGAGGGACTGCAAAGTCAATGTGAGACAACACAGAACCGCGACCAAGGTACCGGGGCCGCCCTGTTCGGGTACTCGAAGCTCTACGGTGAGGTCGCCGGCGGTCAGGCCGAGTACCTGCGTGTCCCGCAGGCCAACTACACCCACATCAAGGTGCCGGCCGCCGGGCCCGACGACCGCTTCGTCTACCTGTCCGACGTGCTGCCCACCGCCTGGCAGGGCCTGGAGTACGCCGCGGTCCCCGACGGCGGCACCCTGGTGGTGCTCGGCCTCGGCCCGATCGGGTCGATGGCGTGCCGGATTGCCGCGCAGCGCAACCGGTATCGCGTCGTTGGCGTCGACCTGGTGGCCGACCGGCTGGATCGGGCCCGGCTCTATTGCGACGACGTGATCGACGCGCGCAGCGACGAACTCGTCGACCGGGTGCTGGCGCAGACCGACGGCCGCGGCGCCGACGCAGTGCTCGATGCGGTCGGCATGGAAGCTCACGGGTCGCCGGTGGCGGGGTTCGCGCAGACCGCGGCGGGCTATCTGCCGTCGCCGGTCGGCCGGGCGGTGATGCGCACAGCCGGGGTGGACCGGCTGGCCGCGCTGCACACCGCGATCGCGCTGGTGCGCCGCGGCGGGACGATCTCGCTGTCCGGCGTGTACGGCGGTGCAGCCGACCCGATCAACATGATGGTGTTGTTCGACAAGCAGATTCAGCTTCGGATGGGGCAGGCCAACGTCAAGCGCTGGATTCCCGACATCGTGCCGCTGCTCACCGATGACGACCCGCTGGGAGTGGACAACTTCGCCACCCACCGCCTGCCTCTCGAGGAGGCCCCGCAGGCGTACGAGGACTTTCAGAAGAAGGCCGACGGCATGGTGAAAGTGCTTCTCAAACCGTAGCTTTGGGGCCGAGGATCGCCGTCGACACCGCGACGGCGGGTTCGATGATGTTCGACACCGGGTCGCCGTCCTCCACGGTCTGGGCGGTCAGTTCACGTAATCCGCCGACCAGGATGATGGCTGCGGCCCGGGACACCGGCGCGATGCCGGCGTCCCGGAAGCCGCGGTTGGCGCTGAGGTCGACGATCATGGCGACCAGATGGCCGAAACCCCGGCGCAGCATCGGGCGGGCGCCTTCGCCGAGGGCGGGCAGCTCGCGGATCCAGCTCAGGGTGATCGCGGTGCGCGCCTCGATGGTGTCGACGTAGGCCACGACGGCCTGCCGGACCTGGTCGTTCCACGCCGCATCCGGATCCACGGCCTGCCGGATGTGGGCGACGATGTGCTCGGTGTTGTCCATCAACAGTTCGGCGAAGCACTCCTCCTTGCCGGAGAACTGGTCGTAGAACGTGCGCTTGGACGTGCGGGCGTGGCGGACGATGTCGGCGACGGTGCTGTCCCGGTAACCCCGCTCGTCGATCGAGGCGGCCAGGCCATCGAGCAGGCGACGCCGGAATCCGCCCGGCGGCACGGCGTCGAGGGAAGACGGGGCGCTCGCGGGTGCGCTCACCTGATCTCCGCCCTGTCGACCAGCCCCTTGTCAGGGCTGGTACCACCGAGTACCGTACCCCACAAGCCCGTGGTACAACGCAGTACCACGCCACCTTGGGAGGCCTGTCACAGATGAGCGAAGCGCCCACCGTCGACGTCCCCGTCCGCCGGGAACCGAAGCTGCCGCCCCGCCCCACACTCCCGAGCCCGCTGCTCAAGCTCGGGTTCCTCGCGTCGCGCCGGCCGACGGTCGAGTGGCTGACCCGCCGGTTCGGGCGCAGCTTCACCGTGGACGTGCCGGTGTTCGGGCCCACCGTTGTCGTCTCCGACCCGGCGCTGACCAAGCAGATCTTCACCACGAGCCCCGACGTGCTCTACAACATCCAGCCCAACCTCAGCCGGCTGCTCGGCCCGGGATCGGTGTTCGGTCTGGACGGAACCGCCCACCGGGTTCGGCGCAAACTGCTCACCCCGCCGTTTCACGGCAGGAGCATCAAGGCCTACGAGACGATCGTCGAGGAGGAGACTCTTCGCGAGGTGGCGTCGTGGCCCGACGGCGAGGAGTTCGCCACCCTCGAGCCGCTGATGCGCATCAGCCTCAACGTCATTCTCCGGGCCATCTTCGGTGCTGGTGGTGCGGAGTTCGAACAGTTGCGCGAGCTGCTTCCCAAGTGGGTGACGCTCGGTTCCCGGCTTGCGGTGATGCCCGCTCCGGCGCGCGAATGGCGCTGGACGCCCTGGGGCAAGCTCGCCGAATACCGGCGCCAGTACGAAGGTCTGGTCGACACCCTCATCACCCGCGCCAAGGCGGACCCGGACTTCGAGGACCGTACCGACGTGCTGTCGCTGTTCCTGCGCAGCACCTACGAGGACGGCTCACCGATGACGCGCGCCGAGGTCGGCGACGAGTTGCTGACCCTGCTGGCGGCCGGTCACGAGACCACCGGCTCGACCCTGGCCTGGGCCTTCGAGCGGATCTCACGGCACCCGGAGGTGTTGCGGCAGTTGGTCGCCGAGGCTGACACCGACGACAACAGCTACCGCCAGGCCACGCTCTTCGAGGTCCAGCGCAACCGCACGGTGATCGACTTCTCCGGTCGTCACGTCACCGCACCGATGTACGAACTCGGCGAATGGCTTATCCCGCAGGGCTATTCGATCATGGTCAGCCTGGGTCAGCTCCACGAGAACCCGGAGATGTTCCCCGACCCGCAGCGGTTCGACCCGCAGCGATTCGTCGACGCCAAGCCGAACACGTTCGCCTGGGTGCCCTTCGGTGGCGGAACGCGGCGCTGCATCGGTGCCGCGTTCGCCAACATGGAGATGGACATCGTGTTGCGAACCGTCCTGCGGCAGTTCACGATTGCGACCACCGATGCCCCGGATGAGAAGTGGCACAACCGAGGCGTGGCCTACGTCCCCAAGAAGGGCGGACGCGTGGTGGTCTACCGCCGCCGCTGACGCCCGGCCCGCGAGCGTGCACTCCGGTACGCCACAGGCGGCGTGTCGGCGTACCGACACGCACGCTCGGCCCGGGGTCAGACCTGTGCGCGCTTGGGCAGCTTCCAGCCCGGCCGCGGGAAGTGGCAGGTGTACCCGTTGGGGTAGTGCAGCAGGTAGTCCTGGTGCTCGGGCTCGGCGTCCCAGAAGTCACCGGCCGGGGTCACCTCGGTGACGACCTTGCCCGGCCACAAGCCCGACGCGTCCACGTCGGCGATGGTGTCCAGCGCGACCTGCTTCTGCTCGTCGTCGAGGTAGAAGATGGCCGAGCGGTAGCTGCTGCCGACGTCGTTGCCCTGCCGGTTCTTGGTGCTCGGATCGTGAATCTGGAAGAAGAACTCCAGCAGCGCCCGGTAGTCGGTCACCGCGGGGTCGTAGACGATCTCGATCGCCTCGGCGTGGCCGGGATGGTTGCGGTAGGTCGGGTGGTCGTTCTGCCCGCCGGTGTAGCCGACGCGGGTGGACACCACGCCGGGCTGCTTGCGGATCAGGTCCTGCATGCCCCAGAAGCACCCGCCGGCCAGGATTGCCCTCTTGTCGTCGCTCACGTCGTTTCCTTCCTTCGTGGCGGCACCGAAGAGCCGCCGGTATTCGCCATAGCCCTGCGCCTCGAGGTCGTCGAGGTGGATGAATCTCAGCGAAGCCGAGTTGATGCAGTAGCGCAACCCGCCTTGGGTACGCGGGCCGTCCTTGAAGACGTGGCCCAGGTGGCTGTCACCGTGCGCCGAGCGCACCTCGGTGCGGGGCACCAACAGCTTGAAGTCCCGCTTCGAGATGACGTTGGCGGTGTCGATCGGCTTGGTGAAACTCGGCCAGCCGGTGCCACTGTCGAATTTGTCGACCGAGGCGAACAGCGGTTCGCCGGACACCACGTCGACGTAGATGCCGGGCTCGTGGTTGTCCCAGTACTCGCCGGTGAACGGACGCTCGGTGCCGTTGCGTTGCGTCACCTTGTACTGCTCCGGTGACAACGCATCGAGCGCCGCGGGGTTCTTGTGATAGTTGCGCGCCATAGTCCCTTCCTAGTGTGCGTCATCTTCAACCCGCGGCGCCGCCGGGAAAGTCCCGCGTCAGGGACTGGTCAGAATCGATAGAACGTGTTCTAGTTTGGAGCTGTGGCGCGATTCTCCCGTGAAGAACTGACCAAAGCATTCGCGACGTTCGAGGACACGGTGGCCCAGGCCGCCCGCACTCGCGACTGGGACGCCTGGGTGGGGCACTACACCCCCGACGTCGACTACATCGAGCACGCGATGGGCACCATGAAGGGCCGCGACGAGGTGCGCGCCTGGATCACCACGACCATGGGCACCTTTCCGGGCAGCTACATGACGGAATTCCCGTCGCTGTGGTCGGTGTTCGACGAGGACACCGGCCGGGTCATCTGCGAACTCGACAACCCGATGCGCGATCCCGGTGACGGCACGATCATCACCGCCACCAACATCTCGATCGTCACCTACGCCGGTGACGGCCTGTGGTCGCGGCAGGAGGACATCTACAACCCGCTGAAGTTCGTCCAGGCCGGCATCAGGTGGTGCAAGAAGGCCAAGCAGCTCGGAACCCTCGACGAGGAGGCGGCCGCCTGGTTCGAGCAGTACGGCGGTAAGAAGTGAGCGCGCCCAAGCTCGTCATCGGAGCCAACGGCTTCCTCGGCTCACACGTCACCCGACAACTGGTGGCCGCCGGGCAGCAGGTTCGGGTGATGGTGCGCGAGAACGCCAGCACCATCTCCATCGATGACCTCGACGTGCAGCGGTTCGTCGGCGACATCTGGGATGACGAGACGTTGCGCGCGGCCATGGCCGGTGTCGACGACGTCTACTACTGCGTGGTCGACGCCCGCGGCTGGCTGCGCGATCCCGCGCCGCTGTTCCACACCAACGTCGAGGGCACCCGCCACGTGCTCGACATCGCCAAGGACGCAGGCCTGCACCGCTTCATCTTCACCAGCAGCTATGTCACCGTCCGCCGCCGCCGCGGCGAGACGAACAGTGAGGCCGACGTCATCTCCGACCGCGGACTCACGCCCTACGTCCGGTCCCGGGTGCAGGCCGAGGAACTCGTGCTGCGGTATGCGCGCGAGAAGGGCCTGCCCGCCATCGCGATGTGTGTGTCGACCACCTACGGCCCCGGTGACTGGGGCCGCACCCCGCACGGGGCCATCATCGCCGGAGCGGCGTTCGGCAAGCTGCCGTTCGTGATGGGCGGTATCGACTTGGAGGCGGTCGGGATCGACGATGCCGCCCGCGCGATGATTCTGGCCGCCGAACACGGCAGGGTCGGCGAGC
Encoded here:
- a CDS encoding alcohol dehydrogenase catalytic domain-containing protein produces the protein MRAVTWHGRRNVSVDTVPDPQIKEPTDAIIRVTSTNICGSDLHLYEVLGAFMSPGDILGHEAMGVVEEVGAQVDQIAVGDRVVIPFNISCGHCFMCGEGLQSQCETTQNRDQGTGAALFGYSKLYGEVAGGQAEYLRVPQANYTHIKVPAAGPDDRFVYLSDVLPTAWQGLEYAAVPDGGTLVVLGLGPIGSMACRIAAQRNRYRVVGVDLVADRLDRARLYCDDVIDARSDELVDRVLAQTDGRGADAVLDAVGMEAHGSPVAGFAQTAAGYLPSPVGRAVMRTAGVDRLAALHTAIALVRRGGTISLSGVYGGAADPINMMVLFDKQIQLRMGQANVKRWIPDIVPLLTDDDPLGVDNFATHRLPLEEAPQAYEDFQKKADGMVKVLLKP
- a CDS encoding NAD-dependent epimerase/dehydratase family protein encodes the protein MSAPKLVIGANGFLGSHVTRQLVAAGQQVRVMVRENASTISIDDLDVQRFVGDIWDDETLRAAMAGVDDVYYCVVDARGWLRDPAPLFHTNVEGTRHVLDIAKDAGLHRFIFTSSYVTVRRRRGETNSEADVISDRGLTPYVRSRVQAEELVLRYAREKGLPAIAMCVSTTYGPGDWGRTPHGAIIAGAAFGKLPFVMGGIDLEAVGIDDAARAMILAAEHGRVGERYLISEKMISNADVARIAAQEAGAPPPGKTIPLPMAYALATFGTVKAKLKGTDERLSLESLRLMRAEGPLDHSKAVRELGWQPRPVEESIREAARFWVGLREAKRQAKAARQD
- a CDS encoding bifunctional methionine sulfoxide reductase B/A protein → MARNYHKNPAALDALSPEQYKVTQRNGTERPFTGEYWDNHEPGIYVDVVSGEPLFASVDKFDSGTGWPSFTKPIDTANVISKRDFKLLVPRTEVRSAHGDSHLGHVFKDGPRTQGGLRYCINSASLRFIHLDDLEAQGYGEYRRLFGAATKEGNDVSDDKRAILAGGCFWGMQDLIRKQPGVVSTRVGYTGGQNDHPTYRNHPGHAEAIEIVYDPAVTDYRALLEFFFQIHDPSTKNRQGNDVGSSYRSAIFYLDDEQKQVALDTIADVDASGLWPGKVVTEVTPAGDFWDAEPEHQDYLLHYPNGYTCHFPRPGWKLPKRAQV
- a CDS encoding TetR/AcrR family transcriptional regulator; this translates as MSAPASAPSSLDAVPPGGFRRRLLDGLAASIDERGYRDSTVADIVRHARTSKRTFYDQFSGKEECFAELLMDNTEHIVAHIRQAVDPDAAWNDQVRQAVVAYVDTIEARTAITLSWIRELPALGEGARPMLRRGFGHLVAMIVDLSANRGFRDAGIAPVSRAAAIILVGGLRELTAQTVEDGDPVSNIIEPAVAVSTAILGPKATV
- a CDS encoding GTP cyclohydrolase II, which gives rise to MSAEAPSPAAPKGSAGHIRLTSHRGADDALPIRWGAASAAERGPLIGTTTTRSHRNVVGTHSGSYSVYRALAVAAGALSRDHRADLTNTSPTHRIGPYPQWSRPEAIVSIDPWGAMVAEAFAGELAAGHDIRPTIAVTQAHVILPEIADAIDKGRLHPDGSVLLPGGAALVTKAAIEPVWYLPGVAARFGCSEAHLRRMLFEETGGMYPELVTRSDLEVFLPPIGGQTLYIFGDPHDLADPTVELTARVHDECNGSDVFGSDICTCRPYLTHAIEECILGAQRGGVGLVSYSRKEGRALGEVTKFLVYNARKRQEGGDTAEGYFARTECVAGVQDMRFQELMPDVLHWLGIRRIHRLVSMSNMKYDAIVGSGIEVGERVDIPDELIPADARVEIDAKMAAGYFTPGPVPDAAELKKPKGRGLHG
- a CDS encoding PPOX class F420-dependent oxidoreductase produces the protein MARTYATAEAVDREQLLAFVRPRHRMVLITFRADGSLQASPVTGGADEQGRLVIASYPRRAKAANIRRDGRASVVVLSDEFNGPYVQVDGPAEVIDLPEAVEPLVDYFRAVAGEHPDWAEYRQAMVDQGKCLIRVTPQSWGPVATGGFPPPG
- a CDS encoding zinc-binding dehydrogenase, with translation MAATMRAERFYADTKSVVLEDVPIPEPGAGEVLVKVAFCGICHSDLSLINGTFPAQRPVVTQGHEASGTIAKLGPGVTGWAEGDRVVLAAGRPCLQCPNCRRGDMANCQWIQLMAFAYDGAWAEYTVAQAAGLTRVPDNVPLEQAAILADAVSTPFGAVVHTGKVRVGESVGVWGVGGVGTHIVQLSRLVGAVPVIAVDINPVVRERALELGADYAFDSRDPDLKDKLAAATGGRKLDVAFDAVGLKVTFEQALDALTVGGRLVGVGMSAESPTVGPTSMFGLSQKQVLGHLGYQNADIETLATLVSRGRLDLSRSVSQIIPLEDIAEGIRILEHAEGNPIRIVVAP
- a CDS encoding nuclear transport factor 2 family protein, whose amino-acid sequence is MARFSREELTKAFATFEDTVAQAARTRDWDAWVGHYTPDVDYIEHAMGTMKGRDEVRAWITTTMGTFPGSYMTEFPSLWSVFDEDTGRVICELDNPMRDPGDGTIITATNISIVTYAGDGLWSRQEDIYNPLKFVQAGIRWCKKAKQLGTLDEEAAAWFEQYGGKK
- a CDS encoding cytochrome P450, coding for MSEAPTVDVPVRREPKLPPRPTLPSPLLKLGFLASRRPTVEWLTRRFGRSFTVDVPVFGPTVVVSDPALTKQIFTTSPDVLYNIQPNLSRLLGPGSVFGLDGTAHRVRRKLLTPPFHGRSIKAYETIVEEETLREVASWPDGEEFATLEPLMRISLNVILRAIFGAGGAEFEQLRELLPKWVTLGSRLAVMPAPAREWRWTPWGKLAEYRRQYEGLVDTLITRAKADPDFEDRTDVLSLFLRSTYEDGSPMTRAEVGDELLTLLAAGHETTGSTLAWAFERISRHPEVLRQLVAEADTDDNSYRQATLFEVQRNRTVIDFSGRHVTAPMYELGEWLIPQGYSIMVSLGQLHENPEMFPDPQRFDPQRFVDAKPNTFAWVPFGGGTRRCIGAAFANMEMDIVLRTVLRQFTIATTDAPDEKWHNRGVAYVPKKGGRVVVYRRR
- a CDS encoding URC4/urg3 family protein, whose protein sequence is MSSAIGVDLDTPAGAAAALRTTAAVRERARQLTERARAGASRWFVVDDEALPAAAAEVADVTRINYPDLQIPFHSRWRHFEAGGLARKVDLDRLLEPLDATGRARAMADLTVVSVLLDAGAGAAWTYREPVTGIRLARSEGLGVASFHAFTQGLFSADPDDPLRVDAAGLAAVTPESLAEAFQADAANPLVGIEGRVAILHRLGNALAATPGIFGAHGRPGGLVDRLRAAAGDTVRAHDILALILTSLGGIWPNGNTIGDQPVGDCWRHDAVLGAGLTAGWMPFHKLSQWLTYSLLEPLRWSGVTVTDLDDLTGLPEYRNGGLFLDTGVVRLREDGVRDRTLSAADGVVVEWRALTVALLDELAPLVRSLLGVDAERLPLACVLEGGTWSAGRALAQRLRGGLPPLTVASDGTVF